Proteins from a genomic interval of Nostoc sp. TCL240-02:
- a CDS encoding o-succinylbenzoate synthase has product MTYRFQFRPYRRRFLRSLTTNHGKWDIREGIILRLTDESGKLGWGEIAPISWFGSETLEQALDFCRQLPEEITDEIIFSIPDKLPACQFGFESAWEQGSKGAEEKNLNLSSALSFSYSGLLPSGEAALNQWETLWQQGYRTFKWKIGVDAIADELKIFESLIHTLPAFTKLRLDANGGLTYEEANLWLRTCDNLKVNGTVSIEIEFIEQPLPVEQFQGMLELSRSYETAIALDESVATLGQLATCYQQGWRGIFVIKPGIAGSPSHLRKFCHQHQIDTVFSSVFETAIARLAALKLAAELSRNNRAIGFGIDHFFEQEETWFQTLWNDL; this is encoded by the coding sequence ATGACTTACAGGTTTCAATTTCGTCCCTATCGGCGAAGATTTTTGCGATCGCTTACCACTAATCATGGTAAGTGGGATATTCGTGAAGGTATTATTCTCCGTCTCACCGATGAATCAGGTAAACTCGGTTGGGGAGAAATTGCCCCCATTAGCTGGTTTGGTTCCGAAACCCTAGAACAAGCCTTAGATTTTTGTCGCCAACTCCCAGAAGAAATCACAGACGAGATAATTTTCTCTATTCCAGATAAGTTACCTGCTTGTCAATTTGGCTTTGAGTCAGCGTGGGAGCAGGGGAGCAAGGGAGCAGAGGAGAAGAATTTAAATTTATCCTCTGCGCTCTCCTTCTCCTATAGCGGCTTATTACCATCTGGGGAAGCGGCTTTAAATCAATGGGAAACTCTATGGCAGCAGGGATATCGCACGTTTAAGTGGAAAATTGGTGTGGATGCGATCGCTGATGAACTAAAAATTTTTGAGTCACTGATACACACCTTACCAGCCTTTACCAAACTGCGATTAGATGCCAACGGTGGACTCACCTATGAAGAAGCTAACTTATGGCTGCGGACTTGCGACAATCTCAAGGTAAATGGAACAGTATCCATAGAAATCGAATTTATCGAACAACCGTTACCCGTTGAGCAATTTCAGGGGATGTTGGAATTGAGTAGGAGTTATGAAACTGCGATCGCTTTAGATGAATCTGTCGCCACACTTGGGCAACTCGCCACTTGTTATCAACAAGGTTGGCGAGGGATTTTTGTCATCAAGCCTGGGATAGCGGGATCGCCATCTCATTTGAGAAAGTTTTGCCACCAGCATCAAATTGATACTGTATTTTCATCAGTATTTGAAACTGCGATCGCTAGACTTGCAGCACTCAAACTAGCGGCAGAATTATCCCGAAACAATAGGGCAATTGGTTTTGGCATCGACCATTTTTTTGAACAAGAAGAAACGTGGTTTCAAACTTTATGGAACGACCTTTAG
- the menA gene encoding 2-carboxy-1,4-naphthoquinone phytyltransferase, which yields MTTKQILYPNTKLWMAAIKPPMYSVAIMPIWVGTAIAFAETKMFNGAVFSTFVTAAILILAWENISNDVFDSETGIDQNKHHSLVNLTSNKPLVFWIGNLCLGLGLLGILAIAFWQQDLTVIGIILLCCGLGYTYQGPPFRLGYQGLGEIICFFAFGPLAVEAAYYSQTQTWSMTSLAASVIVGIATTLILFCSHFHQVKDDIAAGKRSPIVRLGTQKGAQVLIWFTASIYPLTLLFVLLGISPVWTLLSWVSLPFAFKLCRHVQENHNQPEKVSNCKFIAVAVHFWACLLFGLGFILQGIGN from the coding sequence ATGACTACCAAGCAAATTTTATATCCAAACACGAAGTTATGGATGGCAGCGATTAAACCGCCAATGTACAGCGTTGCCATTATGCCCATTTGGGTAGGAACAGCAATTGCATTTGCCGAAACTAAAATGTTCAATGGTGCAGTATTTTCTACTTTTGTAACTGCGGCAATTTTAATTCTTGCCTGGGAAAATATCAGTAATGATGTCTTTGATTCCGAAACAGGTATCGATCAAAATAAGCACCATTCTCTGGTGAACTTAACTAGCAATAAGCCATTAGTATTTTGGATAGGAAATTTGTGTTTAGGTTTGGGATTGCTGGGCATACTAGCGATCGCCTTTTGGCAACAAGACCTAACTGTTATCGGTATAATACTACTTTGCTGCGGTTTAGGCTATACGTACCAAGGGCCTCCCTTTCGCTTAGGATATCAGGGTTTAGGCGAGATTATTTGCTTTTTTGCCTTTGGTCCCTTAGCAGTGGAAGCAGCATATTATAGCCAAACCCAAACTTGGTCAATGACCAGTTTAGCAGCCTCAGTAATTGTCGGGATTGCCACAACCTTAATTTTGTTTTGCTCACACTTTCACCAAGTTAAGGATGACATAGCCGCAGGGAAGCGATCGCCTATCGTCCGTCTCGGAACCCAAAAAGGGGCCCAAGTCCTAATTTGGTTCACTGCTAGCATTTATCCCCTCACCTTGCTATTTGTGCTATTGGGAATTTCTCCAGTTTGGACGTTACTTAGTTGGGTGAGTTTACCTTTTGCCTTCAAATTATGCCGCCATGTCCAAGAAAATCACAACCAGCCGGAAAAAGTTAGTAACTGTAAATTCATCGCCGTAGCCGTGCATTTCTGGGCTTGCTTGCTGTTCGGCTTGGGATTTATTCTCCAGGGAATTGGGAATTGA
- a CDS encoding isochorismate synthase MenF: protein MTVSPCRSNLFVERKDLYQFLLSVQEKCLQNNGKQIVSISQEIDLVDPLLVLDQLTQANEINFYFEDRAKGEAIAAIDSVAKLQIDGADRFTQAEYFIKSCLKNIINFGNANQPFSGPHFFSYFSFFDNNAQVDYPFPSATIFLPRWQVAVKNQRCILVTNIIINENANIQRLLENLQNKIEFIQSLEYYSANIDCFPAALYKKSVTNATQFKRSVVSALEKIRSSHLSKIVLADILDVKSSNHFSLVKSLNNLRQNHPNCYIFSTSNGKGQNFIGASPERLISINNQQLITDALAGSAPRGKTPAEDAANANRLLNSEKEKHEHSLVLDFITQRLRQLGLSPQILAPRLRQLSNIQHLWTPISAVVPANIHPLKIVGQLHPTPAVAGAARDVACAEIRHYESFERGLYAAPLGWIDSQGNCEFIVGIRSALIDGDRARLYAGAGIVAGSDPDKEFAEVQLKLQALLKALV from the coding sequence ATGACAGTTTCACCATGTCGTAGCAACTTGTTTGTAGAGCGCAAAGATTTATATCAATTTCTGCTATCAGTCCAAGAAAAGTGCCTCCAAAATAATGGCAAGCAAATTGTCAGTATCTCTCAAGAGATCGATTTAGTTGATCCTTTACTTGTATTGGATCAACTTACACAAGCAAATGAAATAAATTTTTACTTTGAGGACAGAGCTAAAGGGGAAGCGATCGCAGCAATTGATTCTGTAGCAAAATTACAGATTGATGGTGCAGATCGTTTTACTCAAGCTGAATATTTTATCAAATCTTGTCTAAAAAATATAATTAACTTTGGTAACGCTAATCAACCTTTTTCTGGGCCTCACTTTTTTTCTTATTTCAGCTTTTTTGATAACAACGCCCAAGTAGATTATCCATTTCCATCTGCTACCATTTTTCTTCCACGTTGGCAAGTAGCTGTTAAAAATCAGCGTTGTATATTAGTAACAAATATAATTATTAATGAAAATGCAAATATTCAAAGGTTGTTGGAGAATCTGCAAAATAAAATTGAATTTATCCAATCTTTAGAATATTACTCTGCTAATATTGATTGCTTCCCAGCAGCCTTATATAAAAAATCTGTCACTAATGCTACTCAATTTAAACGTTCAGTAGTATCTGCTTTAGAAAAAATTCGGTCTAGTCATTTAAGCAAAATTGTATTAGCAGATATATTAGATGTAAAGTCAAGCAACCACTTTAGCCTAGTTAAATCATTAAATAATCTTAGACAAAATCATCCCAATTGTTATATTTTTTCTACAAGTAATGGTAAAGGACAAAATTTTATTGGTGCAAGTCCAGAAAGATTAATTAGTATTAATAATCAACAGTTAATCACTGATGCTTTAGCTGGTTCTGCACCACGAGGTAAAACCCCTGCTGAAGATGCAGCTAATGCCAATCGCTTACTAAATAGTGAAAAAGAAAAGCACGAACATTCGCTAGTACTTGATTTTATCACCCAACGCCTACGTCAACTAGGTTTGTCACCACAAATATTAGCACCACGGCTGCGACAATTATCGAACATCCAGCATTTATGGACACCAATAAGTGCTGTAGTTCCAGCGAATATCCACCCATTAAAAATTGTCGGACAATTGCATCCTACACCAGCCGTTGCAGGTGCAGCACGAGATGTTGCTTGTGCCGAAATTCGTCATTATGAAAGTTTTGAAAGGGGTTTGTATGCTGCACCTCTGGGTTGGATAGATTCTCAGGGTAACTGCGAGTTTATTGTGGGAATTCGGTCAGCATTGATTGATGGCGATCGCGCGAGATTGTATGCTGGTGCTGGTATCGTTGCTGGCTCCGATCCTGACAAAGAGTTTGCAGAGGTGCAACTTAAGCTTCAGGCTTTACTCAAAGCATTAGTTTAA
- a CDS encoding class I SAM-dependent methyltransferase codes for MLDIKLSKSSEEELFPPQEFFNEQWKLYQKILDNNYMGHREIYSTLRELLLGHFQQPFKMLELGCGDASFTSQALLNSTITSYQGIDLSIPALEIAKDNMAKIQCDTTFTQGNISQFVPELMSSQQNSFDVILSSFVLHHLSFEEKDSIIGQLKHLLTSNGVFILIDVVRKEGEDRETYLRCYLDNVQKDWSLITPQEYLMLANHISSSDFPETQKTLDEISQKYNFTRFDCLYNNPLDATQLLCFYR; via the coding sequence ATGTTAGATATAAAGCTTTCTAAAAGTAGCGAAGAAGAACTTTTCCCGCCTCAAGAGTTTTTTAACGAGCAGTGGAAACTTTACCAAAAAATACTCGATAACAATTACATGGGACACCGTGAAATTTACTCTACACTGCGCGAGTTGCTGCTTGGACACTTCCAACAACCCTTTAAGATGCTTGAATTGGGATGCGGCGATGCTAGCTTTACTTCCCAAGCTTTGTTAAATAGCACGATTACTTCCTACCAAGGGATAGACTTATCTATACCTGCGCTAGAGATTGCTAAAGATAACATGGCAAAGATTCAATGCGACACAACCTTTACCCAAGGAAATATTTCCCAATTTGTTCCTGAATTGATGTCAAGTCAGCAAAATAGCTTCGATGTCATTTTAAGCTCTTTTGTTCTCCATCATTTAAGCTTTGAAGAAAAGGACTCGATTATTGGTCAGCTTAAGCATCTCCTCACATCTAACGGTGTTTTTATTCTCATTGATGTTGTTCGTAAAGAAGGAGAAGATCGAGAAACATATCTGAGATGTTACTTAGATAACGTACAAAAAGACTGGTCTTTAATTACTCCCCAAGAGTATTTAATGTTGGCAAATCATATTTCTTCAAGTGATTTTCCTGAAACTCAGAAAACTCTTGATGAGATTTCGCAAAAATACAATTTTACTCGCTTTGATTGTCTGTATAACAATCCACTTGATGCTACACAATTGTTGTGCTTTTACCGATAA